In the Callospermophilus lateralis isolate mCalLat2 chromosome 7, mCalLat2.hap1, whole genome shotgun sequence genome, taattttgctcacTGTTGGGCAAGGAGCTTAAATCTTAAGAACAATAGGAGTTGAACATAATTGGTTAATGTTAGCTTGGGCGTCTTGTTATCCACCATGGCAGACCAGACAAAGCAGGGGTGGGTATTTCATTTGCACAATGAGTTGTAGGCAGTATTAAGATGGCTCCGATCTCACTGTTGAATTGAATCTGGAATATCTTCTCAtggtttgggcgaaaaaaatttagttttttgggggggttggggagggatccTTCAACCTTGTAACttaccttcttattttttttatttttttgaataatCAAGGTCAGCTAACTTAATCTGATATCAATTTATGTGGATGTGATTTGAGGTCCCTTTGTATTGATGACATACAGAAATGCAAAGAAATTGATTGCatgcttttgaaaatcattttcagGGCTTTCCTTACCAGTGGATTGTGTAGAATACACTGCCAGTCTCTTGTCTTCTATTCACCATGGCTTCTTCTGGTAGGTAATCTATTCAGAAAAGCTGAAATTTTGATGGGTTTATGATTAAAGAATAGGAGGTAGCTTAGGTCTTAAAGATTTTAATCTGGCACTTGTTTTGGTTTTATTACAAACCCACTTTCTGAATAGGcgaataattaaaaagaaaaaatgattatcACTTGAATGTACTGAGAGCTCATAATTGTTTCATGATTAGAGGATTTGGCTTGGTCCAAAGCAAAATTGTGGAGTTTTCGCAAGTCTTTCTTTTGTTCATTAAAATGATTGTCAAATACTAATTCCTCAAAATGGAGTTTATTAATCCAAAGATGTTGAGCTTTGTTTTTCTGGGAGATAGTATTTAAGTAATTACTTGCCTACAAACACATCTTCGACAGCCCTAATTCTATTCATTAAATTGGCTTGGTTTTTAGAAATTATGGAACCATTTATTAGAATAGGAGAATCCCATTTTTCTGAATTATCATAAATATGATCAACTCCAGATATTCAGGTGAAAGAACTGGAGAAGCGTGCCTCAGGCCAGGCTTTTGAGCTGATTCTCAGCCCTCGGTCAAAAGAATCGGTCCCagatttccccctttcccctccaaAGAAGAAGGATCTTTCCCTGGAGGAAATTCAGAAGAAATTAGAAGCTGCAGAAGAAAGACGCAAGGTAAACATCACAGCTCACAGAAAACAGGATGTTTATTAATGTGAAAGGGGCAAATCAGTTTTGTTTCCATAAGGGGAAGAAAACAATTGTAGCTGCACTTTAATTTTAACTGTGAAAATTATATATGTCAATAGTGGAGGAAAATAACAGCCATCATTTATTGGGCTTTTATTATATGCCAGCTTCTATGTTTTTCCCCTTTTATACAATGACTCTACAGGGTAGGTATTGTCTCAGATAATGGAGATTAGAAAATAGCCTCAGGAACGCTAAGTCATTTTCCTGAAGTCTTACACCCAATGTTGGGGCCAGAATTCTAGCTTAGTTCTGTTTTATAGGATGCTTATATTACTTGtgcttcctctttgaaaaatataACATTTGTTGGCAGACGATTctttgtagttttattttttatagctatacagtataaaaacatttaaaattgctAGTGATGTGGATGTGTTGCTCAACTGGTATTGTGGTAAGCTTTTCTCTTATGTAAGCATATAAAGTAGCCATCTTTTAAAAGAGCTAATCGGAAAAAATCAAATACTAACATAGTTGTAAGAAAAATTAGGAAACAATTTTGGAAATTAAAAGTATTCATTATGTTATTACCCAGAAGTGACCTCTGTTAATATTTTGGTGTATTTCTTCTCATTAGAAttattaatttattctaattatttaGTCTTTCCTTTCCCAATAACTAATTGGGGTAAATAGATTTAATTTTATTAAGGTTGGGGAATCAATGGTACAAAAAGGTGAAGGTGACTGGGAATGTGacccagtggtagagtatttgcctagcatgttcaagacTCTAGCTTCAGTCCCTGGCActacaaaggaaaaaaaggtgAAGTGTAGGAATCCACCCTAGCCTAGCTCTGATAGTGTGATATGAAATCAagcatgtatacacacatatatatgaccCTTTTTAAATAGATGGAGCCTGTGCCTTGTAACTTTCTTTCAGTGCCACATTCTATGTGGATAATGACCCACTGTTAGTGCTGGGAATCTCTTCTCCAGGAAGAGTGACAATGTTTACATTGGTGCGTCATCTTCTGCCTGCTATTCTATGTAGTTGGAGTTCATGGAGTAGGAGGAAACAGTATGACTGGAGACTGGACCAAGGGAAGATTTTTAAGAATCACCAGACCCTGTGGTCATTAGCTTGTGCTTTATACAATAACCACCTAAATGTAGTAAAACTCCTATCATCATGATTAGGATATTGCAGAAGCAAATAAACAGAACCAGTGGCATATCTCTGTAGCTATGCCCTGCGAGGCAGTGTTTCCAAACACATCTGAATGTGTATCAGTTAGGGCTAAATGAACAAGTTTTCTTTTGGATAGCCTTTGAAGTTTAACCAAAATCCTTTACAATAAAGTGCCATTCCTAAGGGTATTACTCAAGTCATTTGGATAACATTAAGCAATAAATCTTAAGATTTTCTTACAATGGCAACagggtgtggtgatgcatgcctataatcccagcaactctggaggctgaggcaggaggatagctagttcaaagccagccttggtaacttagtgaggtcctgtctccAAAAGGTGAGGAGAtgctggggatgggactcagtggcaaagcacccctgagttcagtccctagttACCAGAAATGAGAAATAATTGGGCAAGAAATTTCTGAATAAGTATGAGCAATTTTCTAAAACAAATAGAAGTACTAGAAAAAGAAGAtgaatgtacaactataatgcaccagttgaaaagttacaggaaaaaagattttcacattatttttataattttaattaatgCCAAAGACATATCAGAGAGTCTAGCCTGTTAAACTTTTTTCCAGTCTCATGAAGCTGAGGTCTTGAAGCAGCTTGCTGAGAAACGAGAGCATGAGAAAGAAGTGCTTCAGAAAGCaatagaagaaaacaacaacttcagTAAAATGGCGGAAGAGAAACTGACCCACAAAATGGAAGCTAACAAAGAGAACCGAGAGGCACAAATGGCTGCCAAACTGGAGCGTTTGCGAGAGAAGGTTGGTTTCTTTGTTGAGTGGTTAAGAGCTTGCAGTTTGAGGCACCAAAGAATTGGCATGAATTAATTGCCTTGACTAAAAAATGTTAGGTGTCCTTTGTGTCCTGAATTTGGGAGCATAACATAGTAAATGAAAGAAGTGCTTAGATGGggctgggatatatatatatatatatatatgtatatatatatatcagtgatAGAGGGTttgtctagcacgtgtgagggccctgggttctatccccagtaatataaagaaaagaataaaaagataagACATTGAGTAAATTTCCAGCATAATTGGACATTCCTTGGAAGAGCAGTAGAAGGCTTAGCTGTTAGGCTTCACAAGTGACCCAGGAGATTTAAGATGATGTCCTAGAACCTCTTATTTGTTGAGTTCCACAGGCTGTAATATGTTTACTGAGCCTATGGGGTGGGCTGTAGTTTAACTGGACTTTTCATTCAACTGATGATGATTATATGCAATTTCTTCACAGGATAAGCACATTGAAGAAGTGCGGAAGAACAAAGAATCCAAAGACCCTGCTGATGAAACTGAAGCTGACTAATTTGTTCTGAGAACTGACtttctccccttccccttcctaaATATCCAAAGACTGTACTGGCCagtgtcattttattttttccctcctgacaaatattctagaagctaaTGTAGGACTGTATAGGTAGATCCAGACTGTAAGATGTTGTTTTAGGGGATAAAGGGGAGAAACTGAAAGTGTTTTAATCTTTTTCTAAAGTGTTGGTCTTTTTAATGTAGCTATTTTTATTGTTGCATCTTTTCTACTTCAGTGCACTTGGTGTACTGGGTTAATGGCTAGTACTGTATTGGCTCTGTGAAAACATGTTTGTGAAGAGTATGTAGTGGCTTCTTTCAAATTGTTAGATGCTGAATATCTGTTCACTTTTCAATCCCAATTCTGTCCCAATCTTACCAGATGCTACTGTACTTGAATGGTTAATAAAACTGCACAGTGCTGTTGGTGGCTGTTGCTTCTTTCTGTTCAGGTAATTATCAAGCTGTAGAGACCCTCCTGGTTTACTGTTCCAGATGGGGCTTTGGGCTGGTGGAAACACCCAGCATGTACATCACTGCAAGCTCTGACCTGGGTTTCTTGCTTCGGAGGCAGTTTGCATTGTCTTCTTCCACAATCATCACTTTGTGTTGCTGCCTCAGCCCAGATCAGCTGTGACTATATTCTTTCAGATGTTTATTTGCAAACAAACagttttttgtttctctatccCTGTTAAAAAGGCAATTTAAAGGTACAAGTGGTGTTTCTAGAGAATAGTTTAGAGGGGATCTTAAGATCTTAGGATATTTGATGGTTGGTTTGCTCAGTATTAGTTGGGGGTGCAACGTAATACTTTCCTTCCATAGAGTGATAAATCGACAGGATACTAATGACACTTTTTGTGCTGCTGGAACAACTCTTGTGAAAAATGATTAAGggaacattaattatattctgGAGTGTAGTATATGACATGGTTGAGGTTGGAATATAATTCATCTTGTACTCAGAGGCCATAAATACCATTGTTAGCATACTGCCTTTCAATTCAGGGAAAGCCTCTGACTGCTGTCCTAGGTTCCTATTTGGGAAATAGCCTTAATTGCAAATGAATATTTGCTTCTTATATCTACAGCAAAAAAACGTTTCCAGGAAGACTACTGAGATGTACTACTCTGTGTGCTCCTGTAGCTCTGGCTTGATCTTGATTTGAGTTTCACCAAACTTATTTGTGAGAATAATAATGGGCTACCTCCCGTGTTAGAATTGAATGAATGTGGTATGTGTGTACAGAAAGAACACACTTAGAACTGTTGAGTATATAGTTGGGCTTATTATAAATAGCAATTACTATTTTCATCCAGAGGCTAATAAATGATCTCAGTTTAGATTTTTGAATTGGAAATGATTATGTAACTTTTGTGTGCCTTGACTTTGAGATTAAAATGATAATAGGATTTTGGAAGAAAGTTAATATAAAGAGTTATGGTggggcggggctggggttgtggctcagtggtagagtgtttgcctagcatgcatgaggtactgggttcaatccttagcaccatataaaaatattgtatccacctaaaggtaaaacaaaagttttttaaaaaagaggtagGCCATCTAGAACAAATAGAAACAAGATCAAGTGTATTTTTAATGTGTAACAATAGGTTTTGAGCAGTAATAAAGAAGACAAGGCAAAAGTGAGGCTGGTGTGCAGGGCCTTGGCACTGTTCATCTTTGGATCCCATCTCTGGCACATAGGATTGATTCTCGGTTCACATGGGTGAATCGAGCCTACAGGATCTGCATAAGGCATTAGTTCTGAACAGATGGGAATAGAGTAGAAAGACAGCAGGAATTTGGAGTAATATATCAGGTGTCATACAAATGGCAATAGGATATTCAGGGAAGAGAACATAGAAGAAAGCAAAAACCGGTCAAAATGGGCCTGAAGGAGGGTCCTTCAGCTAGTTACAGCCAAGCCCATGGTGCCCTGGCTTACTGTCAGAAGGCAGTTCTAAGCCTCAACCTTATGACAGTGATGTCACAGGGAAGAGAAGGGGATGTAGCCTACCCCTGGCCTTTTTATTTCACCCCTAACCTTAGTACTTAGTCTTGAGCAGTTTTCCCGTTTCCTTTGGATCAGAAAAGAAGGTTGGGTTAGGTTCCTTATGCTGCACTGTGAGATTCTTCACATTTGACTTAGGGGAGGCGAGTAATGGCTACCCATGAACTCTGgagtcttgtttttgttttttcaggtACTGGGACTCTAACCTGGAGCCTTATATACTATGTGAGTGCTTGTCACTGAGCTGTGTGAACTCCCAGTTCCCTGGGAATGTCACGTCTTCTCCCAGGCCTGAGTGCCCTTGCTCTCATCCTCAGGAGTGTGCCTCTACTTGGGCACGCCAGCCTTGTGACAGCACTTATCTCAGACTGACCTTATAAGGCCAGTATAGATTGACTACAGCCTGGGGCCTGTCACCGGGAGCAGACTCCATTCCTTTCATCTTCAGTGGAAAACAATGCTTGTCCCTTCCTGATATTTTCATACTAGGACTATTTTATTCCTCAatctggggattgaatgcaggggcactATATATCGCTGAgctaagttccttttttttttttttttttttgagacagactctCATCAGATTGCTAAAatgccttgaacttacaatcctcctgcctcagcctcctgcgttgctgggattgcaggtgcatGCCTCTAATAAGGCAGTTCTGAGCAGGTGGGAATATAGGTTAAAGAGGGCCCAAAGGAGGAATTTGAAGTACTTGAACTTTGTGATTGCATAGGCTCCATGGAAGAGAGGTTTGAGAGATGTGAAAAAGGTCCTTGAATCAGCACTTAACAAGACCCCAGAATGCTCTACCTTGGGCCATATGCCAGAGTTGGGAAGATGAGGTGGATTCCAACACATCCCGTGCTTACATGTGAAGGcgaggaaaatcataaaacacctGAGAGTGATGTGGACCATATTCATGGCTTAACCACATGTGCTCAAGTGCTCAGTAAAAGCAGTAAGCACAGGGGCCTCGGGCAGTCTGGGAAGCTCAGAAGAAAAGGGGTTTGAGCTAGACCCTTGAAAATTCAAATCCCAAGAAAGCACTTAACTCTTAAACACTTAGGAAGCACACCAATGGAGCATGCACAGAGAGCCAGCACAGTTAATGGCTCATGGCAGGCTCTCTTCCATGCCTTTGTCCTAAGCTGTGGAGGCCCTTTGAAGATTTCAGAACACAGGATCAATAAACATTTTAAGGTAGGCAGGTAAATGGATAAGAGCAGATGCTCTCTACACGGTGGGACGCTGTTGGAGCAGCACTGATGAGGCACGAGGGTTTGGGCAGGAGGGCACCTCtggtcatgctaggcaagtactctgccactgagctacattcccaatcctCTGGAGGGACAGATGTGACTGACAGTGTATTGAGGAGCTTGGACATAAGCTGCTGAGCACCAGAATCCAGAGGAGGAGAAATAAGCCACTCACAGCTGACTGGGAAAGACAGTGCCAGCATCAGAGCTACTGTTTATTGAGCAGGTGGTGTTACATAAATGGTCTTCACCGTGCAGAGACTTAAACAGGTTAAGGATGGTTCTGCAGCTTGCCCAACATCCAAAACTAGTAAGGAAGTCTGAGCCAGGCAGTCTTACTCCAGGCCCTAGACAGGAAGGGGTGCTGCTGGAGGGGGAGATCAGGCAGCTTGGCACCCTCTGTTTCCCCGAATAAGTCCTAACTACCCCAGACCTGCACACCAGACTGTCATCAATATAAAGCCCCAAACTGCCAGTACCACCTCCTCAAGAAGGCAGTTGAAGATCATCTCATTATTCTGGCATACCTTGAAGAGAAGTCCTGTCTCCACCCCTAgcacttttttatatatatatattttcatttttagtacttgggattgaacccagcggttCTCAACCACCGAGCTACATTCTTATccccttttgtttttcattttgagacagtctcgctaagttgctgagattggcctcaaacttggcatcttcctgtctcagcctctggagtataGGATTATGGGTGTGGCTCCCATGCCCAGCTCTATTATTTTCCAAAGAAGAGTTTTGATTTCAGTGATGTTTGTTCTTCCCAGGTAAGTCAGTCATTTCAGATGAGGGTTTTACCTTACTGCAAATTCAGTTTTTGAATCACTGTTAAATGTGACTCATTTAGAAGTAAGTGATGAAGGACAGGCTTATAGAAGTGATTCCCCCTTTGGGCAGAGGCTAGAGTAGGTACCCTAGAAGTTTCCTTCCAAAATCAAGACTGTGTGGGTTCTCTACCCGGATATTtcgttattttgagatggggtctcacttgtTGCCCAGGatagccttgaatttgtgatcctccaacTTCAGCCTCCATAGTGACTTGGATTACAGTCacatgccactgcacccagcttctcTACCTAGTCAGATTGCAGACCCTCTGTGGTAGGGGCCATGTCACCTGCTGAGGATTGTGCTGAGCTGAGCCACCAGGGTCCAGGAACATCACTGGTGAGCAAAGTCTCTTGACACCTGCCTCTGCCCAGGTGAAATAGAAGGTCCCAAGAGTCCCTGTGGCTGTCCCTGTCTCTGCCAGTAGAAGTTGGTATTCTTCATTTGAGGGGCACAGGAAAGGTTTTCTGACTGACTTTGTGTATGAAAGCACTTTAGATTGTAAAAACGTCTTCATAGGATTTGATGGGCTCCAAAACTCAGCAACATCAGTGGAGAAGCTTTTGCTCATAACTGAAAAGAGCTAGCCGCCTTCCAGCATGGCCAGGAGTCCTACCTTCCCTGGCCTTGGCCACCAAATCCTACTGAGACAAGTGAGTTGGATCCaagagaagaagaaacaaacaggaGCGGCtgaggctatggctcagtggtagactgcttgctgagcatgcacgaggcactgggttccatcctcagcaccacacaaatgtaaaatatattgtgttcacctaaaacttaagaatattaaaaaaaaaaaataagcaggaGTGATCCAACTGTCCTATAACTGCCATCTCAGCAGATGACAAATGAGAGGAAGACTGGGCCCCTCTATAGGTATAGGGCTTCCGACCTCTGTGGCCCCTGTTTTCCCTCACTGGCAAAAGCCCCAGTACTGACTGGCGTAGGGCATTGGTGAGGACGCTCCATGCTATGCCTAGCTTCTCTTTTCTGCTGTACAGCTCTGTACTTAAGGGCTGAAGCTCTAATTATTTTCATGATCTAATTGAATTCCCTAAACAACCCACTGAGATTATCATGCCCATTTCACAGGTGAGAAATGAGGTAACTGGGTCAGATTAGTTGGTTGCTCAAAGTTGGTAAATTCAAATCAGACACAGATTTTTAACCTCCTTGCTATACAGCAGCTGCTTACGTATCACAAATCTGATTCACTAATTATGCAATTAATTGTTTCAGGTGTGTGTCTCCAGCTAGATGCAGGGTCCTCAAGAGCAAGGGATTGCCTGACACATTCACCATTAAATCTCCCACTCTGAACCTGGCTTATGGGTGAAGGTTATTATATGTGTCAAATTAAATAATTGAGTGGTGACTCCCTGGTCCACCTGAGGCCACCTACTTTGTCTTTGTCTTGTGTGGACCCATGGGAGTCAACTCAGTTTTCTAAACAAAGGATGACTCTGCCTTGGTTTGCAGACTGTCcttggagatgcccaattcttaaTGGAATCCTAGTTCCAAAGGCACAAGCTGGTGGCCTGCAACCAATTTTGGTCCAAAGGCAAATTGCATTTCTCCCATGCTTTTTCACTTATTAAATCATTTGATGATTTAATGTGAAAATATGACTTCAGGCTTCTCTTGAAAAACCATTACATCTGGCAGCCCTGGGTACTGTCTCACCCAGGTGCCATCAGTGGGCTCTGGGAGGCTGCTGCCCTCTGGAGGCAGGATTTGTGCTCTGCAGTTCTTTCTTCCTCTGGTCCACGCACTGCATTTCACTGCCCCTCCCTGCCCCACCTAGTGGGAGGCCTAGGGTTTGCAGATCAtcaatcctccagattttttctttcttttttttaagtaaaaatccaATCAGAGTCAGCACGCTCGGTGGcgcccgcctgtaatcccagcagctgaggcaggaagatcacaaatttgaggccagcctgagcaatttagtgagatcctatatCAAAAAGTAAAAGGGGGTGTAACAGCAGTAGAGCACCCCAGGGCTCAATccacagtactaaaaaaaaagtcCAATCAGTATGAAGATGTACAAGAAAAAGTGACTCTTCCCTCTGAGGTCCCACAGTTGTCCTCCTTGTATCTCCTTCCACAGACACATTGTCAGTCTACAAGCATAGTCACCGCTAATTGGCACTTATTGACCAGATCCTAGCTGGGCATCAGGATAACATGATATATTTTCAAGATACAGAGACTCAGGACCCTCATCAGGGCTTTGGAGGCAGAATTTCTAAAATTGAAGCCCAGAGTTTTAAAGGCTCAGAGTATTTTCTCTTGCTTAGCAAGATAGAGACACCTCTATTCATATGATGGTCTCAGTTCAGTTGCCACTCTCCAGTCCCCCACAGCCTGgcagagatgaatttggatctccacACATTAAAGTCAAGACTCCTGGAGTGCAGATGGTACCCTGAACAGGAGCACCCAGAGGGGAAGGCAGGGCCTGAAATTTGGCCAGACCTGAGAGCAGAGGAACATGCCACATCCTCACATCTGCCTCCGACCCCCGAGGAAGAGATACCACTTTCTAACTTACCAGGTCAACTATCTGaacaaataggggctggggttgtggctcagcggtacagcacttacctagcacgtgtgaggccctgggttcgatcctcagcaccacaaaaaaataaagatattgtgtccaacaacagctaaaaaataaatattaaaaaaaaaactatccaaAAAAAATAGGGAGGCCTGTGCCACATTGGGAGGTACAGACAAGGACTTCTTGGCAAGTGCAGGCCCAGGATGACTTCCAGTAGGAAGTGATGTTTGGCCAACTTTATGTGGAATTAGAAACAAAAGAAGGTGCATCTCTACTCCGTGCTTCCCTCTCAGTTGGACTTACCCCATTCCCTGCCTCAGGGTTCCCTGTGGTTATCAGGCACCACCTTTCTGGCCACACcagggactctttttttttttttttttttttttaattttttggtactggggattgaacccaggggtgctttaccactgagctatatccccagttcttgacattttatgttgagacagggtctacccTAAgttgctggcctggaacttgctatcctcctgtttgagccttcccagtagctggaattacaggcatgcaccaccacacctggccggaGGACACTTGAAAAGCCATGTACATGAGTGCCTATACAAATATGtagcaatgaatcccactattatgtacaactgtaatgcaccaatgaaatatggaaaaaattaaatacaagaagaaatcacactgattaaaaaaaaaaaaaaatcaagaagggCCTGGAGACTGCAGTGGGAGGGGAAGGGCCAGCAATAAGTTAGACCAATGTGTCTGGCCTGGGCTTTTGGAGCTGACTGACCAGGTATCCAGAAGTACCCACAGTAGGGAATGGGGGTGTGAGAGCCTCGTGCCTCTGAAAGTCTCCTGAGAGGCTCTGCATAGCTGGAGTCCTTCTCTCAGTGCCCAAGTCATGCTGTCCAAGTGCAGTCCAGAATGCCAGCGCATAATCTGTTATGGGTCCACAATGAGACATTGAAAATGAGCATTTAAAAACTACtgtagtgggctggggatgtggctcaagcggtagctcgctcgcctggcatgcgtgcagcccgggttcgatcctaagcaccacatacaaacaaagatgttgtgtccgccgaaaactaaaaaaataaatatttaaaaaaataaataaaaataaaaaataaacgtcCCGACCTGCAGAACATCAACGAGGGTGGCGAACCTAGgcgggaaggaatgaaggaacaAGAGACACGAGgagtgacagcaagacaggagttctgatcaagctgcaagttTTTATTGTTCTCACTGGGGTATTTATTTGCTGGGGATAGGGAAGTCAGGCGGGAAGTTTCTCTTCGGGGCGTGGGTGGTGCAGTCACCGACTGCAGGGTGTTTGCACAAGGCAGACAGCTGCAAGATGTTCCAGGAAGATAAAAAATGTTCCAGGGCAGGGTCAAGTAACGGCCAAACAGTTCACAAAGGGAACTTCTTTTTGTAGCCCCTGACATTTCCCCCTTATTCTTATACAAAATATGACTAAGGTGCATCGGCTTTATAAGAGGGGATGACAGAGGCCCTGTTCCTCTAAATGGAGGTTTTAATGTCCTGACTTAAGCGAGCGTCCTTGCTGGGCGTCAGGAG is a window encoding:
- the Stmn1 gene encoding stathmin; amino-acid sequence: MASSDIQVKELEKRASGQAFELILSPRSKESVPDFPLSPPKKKDLSLEEIQKKLEAAEERRKSHEAEVLKQLAEKREHEKEVLQKAIEENNNFSKMAEEKLTHKMEANKENREAQMAAKLERLREKDKHIEEVRKNKESKDPADETEAD